Genomic window (Kryptolebias marmoratus isolate JLee-2015 unplaced genomic scaffold, ASM164957v2 Scaffold48, whole genome shotgun sequence):
ACCTGAACTCCCAAAACCAAAGTGAACTCTTTCTCCCCCTCTGGCCCCTCCCCTCGTCCTCTAACCCAATCAAAGACTCAgtcttccttttcctttttcaccCAATGGTTCTTCGCCTGTCAGCATAACTCTGGGGGACTTTAGACCATCATGTGGTTTTTCTGTAAGAGTTCCAggagctccaacagaaccagtaCAGTTCTGTGTCTGAGGCTTTAAGGTCCACATGACTCAGATCAGGGGCACCATGGCGGCACCgttgttagagctgttgcctccccaGCCTTTCTGTGGTTTCCTCCACagatcaaagaaaacaaaaaagcatgcttgttagggtctttggtaactctaaattgtccccaggtacaaatggttgtttgtctacatgtgtccctgtaatggactggagacctgtctaggtgtcccctgcctctcacagtgactgctggagacaggcaccagctcccacgACCCGAAAAGGAGGAGTGGGTTAAAAAAATGGACGGATATTAGTTGTTGGTCCTCAAAAGTGTGTCCCTTATTCTTGAGATGTAGATGCACAGCTGTGTCCTGAAGAGCTGGACCAGCCGCTAAGAGTCCTGTTAGTTTTGAAATGGAccaggattttctccaaacacaacatgcCGGTGCATTTCAACCCTCCGGACTCCGAGACAGAGgccggtccatcctgaggacacaaaggccggtccatcctgaggacacagaggccggTCCAACTTGAAGACACAGAGGCCGGTCcgtcctgaggacacagaggccggNNNNNNNNNNNNNNNNNNNNNNNNNNNNNNNNNNNNNNNNNNNNNNNNNNNNNNNNNNNNNNNNNNNNNNNNNNNNNNNNNNNNNNNNNNNNNNNNNNNNNNNNNNNNNNNNNNNNNNNNNNNNNNNNNNNNNNNNNNNNNNNNNNNNNNNNNNNNNNNNNNNNNNNNNNNNNNNNNNNNNNNNNNNNNNNNNNNNNNNNNNNNNNNNNNNNNNNNNNNNNNNNNNNNNNNNNNNNNNNNNNNNNNNNNNNNNNNNNNNNNNNNNNNNNNNNNNNNNNNNNNNNNNNNNNNNNNNNNNNNNNNNNNNNNNNNNNNNNNNNNNNNNNNNNNNNNNNNNNNNNNNNNNNNNNNNNNNNNNNNNNNNNNNNNNNNNNNNNNNNNNNNNNNNNNNNNNNNNNNNNNNNNNNNNNNNNNNNNNNNNNNNNNNNNNNNNNNNNNNNNNNNNNNNNNNNNNNNNNNNNNNNNNNNNNNNNNNNNNNNNNNNNNNNNNNNNNNNNNNNNNNNNNNNNNNNNNNNNNNNNNNNNNNNNNNNNNNNNNNNNNNNNNNNNNNNNNNNNNNNNNNNNNNNNNNNNNNNNNNNNNNNNNNNNNNNNNNNNNNNNNNNNNNNNNNNNNNNNNNNNNNNNNNNNNNNNNNNNNNNNNNNNNNNNNNNNNNNNNNNNNNNNNNNNNNNNNNNNNNNNNNNNNNNNNNNNNNNNNNNNNNNNNNNNNNNNNNNNNNNNNNNNNNNNNNNNNNNNNNNNNNNNNNNNNNNNNNNNNNNNNNNNNNNNNNNNNNNNNNNNNNNNNNNNNNNNNNNNNNNNNNNNNNNNNNNNNNNNNNNNNNNNNNNNNNNNNNNNNNNNNNNNNNNNNNNNNNNNNNNNNNNNNNNNNNNNNNNNNNNNNNNNNNNNNNNNNNNNNNNNNNNNNNtgtcggacagatggcctcacatctgactccagaatcagcccaaaccatcagccctccaccaccgtgctgacagctgcagtgcattctgggtaaacatctgtcctctggtctggttctggtccagaagtctcctggttccttcagatggacctaagtcgagctgccatgttgttttcagggagaagaggctttctgctgcagccctTCAAACAAgctgtgacctttaacctttgacctttaacctgctagctggggcctgtagagtctgagcactgcacggtctaaCACAGTTCAGCAAACTTACAGGAAGCAGTGATgagaaatctttatttaaaaacctttagaaGACCCttgcaggttttatttacacaacagGAAAGGgcagaaaaactacaaaacattgATACAGTAAAAAGTTGTGACTGTACAGAGTTTACCTGAATGCATATTGAGTCAAAATGTGTCAACTAAAAAAACCTGCTCCAACAGAGTACTGAGCGACATCGGTACCACACCAGTGAAGCATCCAGAACAGCGAACACACCGAGGGGACAAAACCGAACTGTCtcagctaaaacctgcaggagacaCGCCAAAACTGAATTCCaattgttaaataaatcaagtcTGCTGGCAGAACAAAATCTAAACCTCAGTACTTCTACTGTCCTAATACTACAGGATTACAAGTACTACTCTGAGTTTACTCTCCTACTACAGTAGTACAATGTGGACCAGCAGTAGTACTGTGTTGTACTGCAGTAGTACTGTATAATATTGCAATAGTACAGTGTGATACTACAATAGTACAAAGAAGTACAGTGTAATAGTGCAGCATTCTTCAgaagctctgcagcagctcatttTTACCTGCTCAGGTGTTCTGCTTTGGCATAATGTGATGACAGGTGCATGCTGGGAGTCTGAGTGAAGCTGTGGTCACACAAGCAGAACTGCAAATAATCATAAAGGTGCACCACAGGAAAGGGCGGGGCTTATCACATCGTTAAACGCACAATGACTCAGAAACCTGATGTGCGTCTATATAACCCTGAAAAAGATCAGAATATTTACTGATCGattcacagaaactaaaaccaatAATGATTGATTCAAGACCCACAGCTTCATCAGACTCCTTTCAGTTAACTGAAAATGCACAGGTACAGGTGTGTTCAGGTACAGGTGTGTTCAGGTACAGGTGTGTAATATTGATCCTGATCAATAACACTGAtgtaacactttaaaaaaatatcattttaaacatttgcacaaaATCAGCTCACTGGAGTttagaacaaaaacaggaataattCAGTTAAGTGCctgatcaatcaatcaatcaatcaatcaatcaatcaatcaatcaaatcaacACTGTGACATCATTGTCTGATTGtcgctgtttgttttttcatcctgaagcagttttaaatgtataaacaaAACTCTTATTGCTTCAGAAACCTGGATCTGGATCCTCGACCGAACCTGGACTTTTACTTGGACCTCATTTTGGACCTTGATGAGCCGAGGTCTGACTTTGGGTCTGGATCTGGGACAGGATTGGGTCCAGTTCTACCTGCATCATGAATTTTCCAAGCCAAAGTCCTTGATGATTCAGGACCTGAAGAGTGCTGCTGCAGAACTAGGTCTAATGATGGGTCCAAGTCTTCCTGAAAAACTGGGTCTACCTGCTGACAATCTGGGCAGTTTTAGACAGGTCCAGGTTTTGCTGGTTTATCTGGTTGCTGGATTTTGCTGGATCTTCAGTGCAGATATATTAAGATTACCTGAAACTTCCAACTGGAACTCACCTGAGGCATTATCGAATCACCTGACCCAGTTACCAGGTTACCTGCCTCAGTTACCTGCCTTTTTTcaaattggcttttataatgtatgtgaatgtttctgtacagtgccctgagatgacttggTGCtataattaaactgaactgaatcaaCTAATGTGCCATCTAACCCCATCAATTACCAGGTCACCTGAACTCATTAATTAAAGAGCCACTTGATCCAATCAATTGATGAGTTGTCTGACTCATTACCAGGTCATCTGACTCCATCAATTAACAGGTCTCCGGACCCAGTTGATTAAAAGGGTCAACTGACCCCATTGATTACTGAGCCACCTAAACGCATCAATAAACAGGTTACCTGACCCCAATAATTATAGAGTCACCTGATCTAATTACAGAGTTAGTTGACCCATCAATCACAAGAATAATAAGTCATCTAATCCCATCAATTATGGGTCACATGATCCAATCAATTAACAAGTAACACGACTCAGTTACTGAGTCACCTGACCCCATTAATTTATGGTTTACCTGATCCCATCAATAACTGAATCACCTGACCCCATTAATTATCTAGTTAGCTAAACCTGTCAATTGTTGAATCATCTAACCCCTTCGGTTAATGGGTCATCTTACTTTGTCAATTAAGAGGACTTCTAAACACATCAATCAGTGGGTCACCTACCACATAAATGAACAAGTCATCTGATGCCACCAATCAACAGGTCAGGGGTCAACTAACCCCTTCATTTACAGGATCATCGGACCCAATCAATTAAAGGGTCACTGAACTCCATGTATGTGAGCTAGCTGCACTGGGCTGGTGATGCCTTTGAGCAGGGCTTTGATGATGTCAGCTGGTGATGTCATCATGGGGGTTCTTCGTCATTATTAGCTCTTCGGAGGTTCATCTTCCTCCTTGGCTGTGTGAGGAAGAGTCTGATTGTCTGAGCAGAGTCTATTCACAGGCTGAAGACAAAGATGGGAACAAATATCCAGCACTTTTTTCTGCCCAGCTGCAGTTCTAAAAGAACTGGGTGTGGACAGGAATGTTTACGGACCAACAACCTTTAAGGGATCAGGGGTCCACAGACACAGAAGGGTGCCATCATGTCTCTGGGATGCAGGTCTAACCGTGTCTGATGAGTGTCCACTGTGTCCATTAAGGTGTGAGTCGATGTCTCTGAGACAAACTGAAGAACCGGTAAAGACCTGTCCTTATCTCAAAGAACTTGTCTTCACTACAAACTTAAGTTCCATCTTTAGGTCTTTTTGACTCCACTGTTTGACCTAAATTGATAAGAAACAAGATTTGGTgttctgattggttggttgggtTTAGGTTCAGGTTGTTGGATGAGTCTCTGACATCTGGGACCACTTTCAGAGACATTCTCAAATTTCACCAAATGGCATCACAACCATGTAAAGGAACCTTCAGCAGTTGGTGCACAGACCTTCAGGGGAGGGGCTGAGTCTTATTCCTGACAGCTTCGGCTGGTCTGAGCTAGTTTGGGTAACAGCACCTCATTGGACTACAGTAggattatcatcatcatcatctgaagGTAACAACAGGAGAGTTGATCAACCAGGACTCAACAGCCTGAACACCAAGACCAGGAAACCAGTCTGGGACTGGTTTGTGCTTTTGCCTATCATGGTCCTGATCGGTTGGTGAGTCAGACCAGAGTCCCTGGAGATGGCTGATTCACTGGTGGGTCTTTgaggtggacttcctgtttctgggagaaaaacaagtcttgGCAGAATGACTTTTCCACAGAcctgacagagacagaaaaaattaaaactttttaaaatgttttcagtttttacagcaatttttttcattttcagtaaatTCACTGTTAAAATTTAGATCTTTgttcctttgtgttttctgcagaacCTTTGGTTCTGATCGCTGACTGACTGTCCTCAAGATCAAACCAAAACTCGCTGGAAGAGTTTCAGCAGAGAACTGGACATTTCAGAAGGAGGAAGACAGGTCAGAACCACCTGGTTTTGACAGGTATGAGGCAGTGGACTCCTACCTGCCGTGCAGCGGGTGTCCGTGGAACGTAGCAGAATGCGGCAGCGTCTGTTTAGGATGTGGCGCAGTGTAATGATGACTCGCCTCCCTCTGATTGGTCGACTGCTGGATGACACTGTGAGTTGTGCGTCTTCGCTGCAGAGCTCCACCTCCTACAATCTGACCTTTGACTCCAGAGTTCAGTTTGGTGTTGGACTCAGTAGTGACGTTTCCACTAACCTGGTTCTGGTGAGGGGAGCCTAAGGTGTTCCTGAGGTACCAGTCCCTCAGACCTGTGGAGCACACGTCAGGACACTGATTTAGTCTGGCAGGAACTGGTTCTCTTGTTGCAGAACCATGTTCCAGTCTGTGTTACTGGTTTCTGTGAGATCACCGACTATAAGAACATttccttcatcatcatcataatcacACACCTGAGCTCaggtgtgttttattcttttagcttGGTGATAAAACAAAGGACACTGGACCGGGTCAGACCTGAAGAGTCAGCTCAAACCAGGTCAGACCGAGTCAGAAAGGAACGGACTGGGTCACACTGGACTGACTCACACCAGACCAGGCTGGGTCCAATCAAACTGGGTCAGACTGAACTGGACCGGACTGGGTCGAACTGAACCGGGTCAGACCGGACCAAGACAGCTGCTCACCTTCCAGGGCCAGGGCCTTGTGGAGGCTCCGGGTGGCTTCCTCCAGCTGGGAGTCCTGGTGGGGGGGCAGCTGGGCCGGCCGGGGGGGCAgcaggtgggggtgggggtctgGTTGAATGGTGGCTGGAGGTTGATGGTGGGCGTCAGCCTGGCTCTGCTGCATAACTAGGAACGGCCCACAGGACTTGGTGCGGGTGACGGTGACTCTGCGCTGGTTGCCGTGGTGACAAAGATAAGCGGGCGGGGCTCCTGAGGTCTTCTGGGCAGAGCTGCAGTTGAAGATCAGCTGTTGCTGCAATGTGATTGGCTGGCTGGGTTGAGACTGCTGGCGCTGACTCTGGGGTCTGGGGTTCTGGGTCTGAAGAGTCTCACAATGTTTGGACCTAAAACATGAGAGGAGATGTGTTAGTTCTGTAGTAGTTCTGATTGGTCCAGGAGGGTCATGTGATCTGTCACGTGGCTGCGTGTCATCTTCCATCTTCACTCGGTAATAAATCTGTTAGTTGTTGTTTGATTCTGAAACCGGGTGGTCACACAGGTGGATGTCATCACACCGACTTACCTGGTACCAGCTCACTTCACGGCACAAAGGAGCATCAGAGGTGGGTTGGCTTCCAAACCCCCACCACCTCGGTCCACTCAGAAATCCCACCGAGGAGGCCAGAAGGTGTCTAAATCCTGGGCTGAGGTGTTTGGTTTACAGGCTTCACCTGGTTTACCTGAGTGACCATTTTGTACCTGGTTGACCAGGCTTACCTAGATTAGGATTAAGGTTAACCAGGAGACTGAAGAAGTGAAGGTGGAGGACAAACGTACCTGCTGTGGACCGAGTTCTTCCAGGTTGGGTTTTGGTTGAAAACTTCTACTGGAGACCCAGTAGAGACCAGTGGGGGGCGACTCAGAGACACTCCATCGTCTGCCACACAGAGAAGTCAGACTGTCATGGTTCTGACTGGTTCTGGTCAAACAGTAAGGACTGATGTAGAGGTGAGGTCATTCAGCACCTGCTCCTCTGATACGGAGATGATTCTCAGCTGTTCTTCAGTCTCTGAGGAACTCTCACTTAAACCTGATCAGTCCAACTATCAGTCACCTCATCGAGATCAAAATCAGCTTCTCATCTTTCTGAATGAGGACCGGTTCACCTGAGACTACCTGGACAGGTGGGTCCTTAAAGTGACTCACATCAGCAGAAAATCAGTCTCTGTATCAGCCAGCAGGAggcgctgcagctgcagagaatCGTTGGGTCTGAGAAACACAGAGgcaggtggtgtgtgtgtgtgtgtgtgtgtgtgtgtgtgtgtgtgtgtgtgtgttactgttGTCATGTCCTGTTGAGTCTGACGTGGAACTGCTCTCTGACTGAACCGTGTCATCtggaaaaatacacacagattCAGACTAAAAGCAGGAAGCTGATTGGTTCCTCATCTTCCTGAAgcagtgttgtgtgtgtgtgtgtgtgtgtggtgtgtgtgtgtgtgtgtgttacctgtgTGGCAGCCTCTGTGAACGGTCCTCTTGccgtgatgtgtgtgtgtttgagagtgtgtgttgtgttcagAGTCGCTGTGTTTCCTCAGAGCTCCACTGAATAAAATTTTCTTTGGTTTGAAACGTTGACAATCGTCCTCctgaaaagaaatacacaaagaaaatagtttttaaaatctctaaatgtttaatttattcttgCTTCAGTTTGAAACGCTGACTTTCAGAAGCCTGAACAAAGTCGTGTGACATAAACAACCTCCTAGCTTCATACATACAtcttatataataataataataataatataataacaataataataatcataataataataataataataataataataataatagtgtacaggaacatctgtgccTTGAATGGACTGAAGGTTTAAGTCAAACTGTATTAAACTTAATTGTTCCTGTTGATGTGTATCGTGTCGTTAACTACAAACATTTCTGGAACAACCTTCCATGTTCCCACGCAGCCGCTCACCTCCACTCGACACTTCCTGTTCCCTGAGCGGGACGTCCCCCCTCGCCTCCGGACACACGGGGGCTTTTCCCCTGCCTCCAGGGGGAAGTCACCGGGCACCGCACCTGTCAGCTCCTGACCAACAAACACCTGATGTTAGATTACATCACAGTCACAGTCCTTCTGTTGTTAGGACGTCACTCACTGCTTCCTGCAGACAGATGCGCCTCAGCTCAGCCAATCGTGTGCTCAACTGGGTCTGCAGACTCCGcctcctctcctgcagctctgacagtcgctccttcagcttcctgtcagaGCACGGGGGCTCTGCTGACAGGTGAACATGCAGGTAAACATGCAGTTAAAGAAGTAATACAGaagtaaatacagaaataaatattccATTTGTTTGTTCATACCAAGGACTGAGATGAGTTGATGTCTGACCTCCATGGCACGTGCCTCCCATGTGACCCCGCCTTCTCCCTCCTCGCTGCTCGACTCCTGTTCACCTTCCCAAACGCTGTCACTCACCTGCAGCCACAGTCACACATGAACCGGACTATTTCCTGGAACCCATTTACTTCAAGTGTTTCTCACCTTGAGACCGAGTTCATAAGAGCTCCAGTTCACAACGAGAACTTCAGGTGAGACGCTCAGGTAGACTGCTGCTCATGCCGCAGTTCCCATTCTGGCCTCCAGGGGGCGTTAAAGGTCACCtgagtaaaaacagaagaacaatcAGACTCGAGAGAAGGGGGTTAACAGCCTCAGTCAGAAAGATTTCTGAGGacatctttagtttttacagttttctttaaacccACAGAAACGTTTCTTATAAATATCAAAAGGTTGAAACCGTTTCGTGACTCTGAGCAACAAATTCATCATTTAGTTCAGGTTTTAGAGAGaaatattatttacagtttgGTTTCATTGTGGTTCAGTTCTTCTGTTCCAGATTTCTGTCATCAGCCCAATCCAGGTTAATAAATATCAAAGCCTCCTGGTCAGAAGTGGACGGAGTCCTAAATtaatgtacttaagtaaaaataCACTTACTCTGTTCAAATGtgactcaagtaaaagtaaaaatgtataaaaatccactaaagtaaatgtaaaagtcaaagtaaatttgactaaaagttacttttttacaGCAGGAGGGCGTCTCTCCTGCGGAgcacaacaagaaacaaactcttaaatgaaataaaaagtaatcttgtatattcttctttttaatttttttttcaacttattTACTTACATAAGTAAGTAAATAGTAACCATTACTACTTGGTTAGTTTTAATAGAAAGTGTTagtttgtgggtttgttttgtgtgttttttgtaatttatgttatttctggttttgtttctttgccaaGGAGGTTagatttggtttgtttcttagcaagattacttaaaaactaatgaacaatacttgaaataaaacaaacacacaagcagccaacatgcagcctgtccAACGCAGGCGCAGGGAAATTATCtgtacattaaatatttatttaacaatttaaattcCAACATTTTATGAACACCTAAATGCAACACACTGACTGACTTACTacaatttaaattcttttttatgATATATAAATGTTTCAGCCTGAATTTCTGTCAGGGATCTATCAGAACCAGTGAACGGGTCGGGCTTCTTACTGCCAGTTAACAGAATCAGCTGTTCCCTTCATGACCTTAACGACTTTCAGCCCAACTTAGCTGGATAAGATGGAAATCAGGCTTTGCAGTAAAGTCTCAGGAtcggttaccatggtaacagaccCAGTCAAGAAATTAACCTGATTCTGCTTCAGAACAAGAACTGATTACTGATCACATGACTTCTCTGCAGACCAGCTTCAAATTCCACAACAACAGCcctgagaacaggaagtgctgccagcaggaaacaggaagtaggaAATGAGActtgaagaaaaaggaaacaaggtGGTGGGGGTGACAGCAGGACTGAAGCAGCTGAACGGGCCAgaaacagaatcagaaccagTGTCGTACAAATGTCTGCTTTCGCTTCTAACAGTCCATTTCAGAACCATTCCAGCTTTAAGATGGGCCAAACCACGAGTCCAAAGTTTTTCAATATAAACAAACCTGAAGCAAAACAACAGACATCAAATTAACCCTGGAACCTTTTAGACCCAAACTGTGGTTCCCTCTAAAGACCCAGTGGTTCCTCCTTAGAACCCTGTGTTTGACAGACCACTGACAGAACTCTGACCTGAGTCCAGATCATCCGGTTTTTGTTCTGTACTATTGATCACTGATTGGTTCTGACGTcacactgacagaaaactgaatttagACACAAACTGATGAAGCTGCATCAAAGACGGAACAAAGTTTCCAGCTGATGCTGCAGCCAAGCAGAGACAAATACCTGCACATCAGCTGTTCTCCGCTCGGTCACATGTGGAACAAGGTCCAATTCTGAGTCCAATCTGAGTCCAATCTGAGTCCAAATCTGAGTCCAATCTGAGTCCAATCTGAGTCCAATCTGAGCCCAATCTGAGTCCAAATCTGAGTCCAATCTGAGCTGATGAGAGGCAGACAAAATCCAAGTGGATCCGGATCAGAAGCGGGTAGAAGTCGACCCTAGCTGAGCTCCGTTTCTGCTTAGAAATCTGAGACAAAAAACTGCATCAAGTTTCTGCAAAGCTTCACATCCCCACTTCCGTTCCgctctgtcaaaataaaagcctaaacaggaagtgtttatagaaatccatctgaagttttgtttgagacaaatcaatcaatcaatcaatcaatcaatcaatcaatcaacatCATTGAAGGTATTATTCGGtaattaaaaccattaaaaattaaatttaaactgtaaaacctgattaaaaacaagaaaagtttattttttactgaattCATTCTATATTATAAAATTATAAGataatatattattataatataatattcaATTCTATATTGTGCCAaatgtatataaataatttaaaaaattaataatcagTTTTCCaatgaagcattttattttttctaaaaatattttctaaataaaacaataaacatgtggaattaaaacatgtttgctaTAAaaaatttattctgaaaatctaacaaaatatttcatgttattaaagaaaagagagaaattaaaacactgaactgaAACAGGTGGAATAAAACCTGAAGACTTTGGTCTTTCCTGATCCAATAGACCTGGTTCTGATAAATCCGGTCAAGAATAGAAACCGGATCGCCTCCAGAACTGGGATCATTTGTTCAACCAGTTCCAGTTCTCAGAACCAGCTCCTGGAACTTCCTGCTGGTTCTTGGCAAGGAAGTGCATATTAGTCTCACTtcgtagaccagaaccagaatgaCTTCGGACCTTCAGTTCtgacagaaccatcagaacaaCAGAGATTTTTCATGAGAGTCTGAGCCAGAACCAAACATCATGTTTCTTGAACACTGAACCATGACAACCACACCAGGAACCAGAACCCATGTTGTTGACACCATCAGAACCACCTCATGAAATCTGCAGAACTTCATGTTCAGAAACTGGATCCAGATTTTTATCCACATTTTGGTTCAGAGTCCAAAATCTGATCCAGAGTCAGATTCAACAACAGAGGTTCAGCATCTGGTTACAGGGGATTCTGGGAGATGGAGTTCTGATTCTGTTGGAGTAAAGACAGAATCTGACCCAAACCACAAAGAAgaagacacccccccccccaaccacacacacacacacacacacactcagcaccATGAGGTGAAAGGTTATTGGCTGCCTGGCTGCAactctcagccaatcagagcagaacaCTGATGTTGTTGTGCAGAGAATCAGCCTGACCTACattcaccacacacacacacacacacacacacgcacacacaccctcacacacNNNNNNNNNNNNNNNNNNNNNNNNNNNNNNNNNNNNNNNNNNNNNNNNNNNNNNNNNNNNNNNNNNNNNNNNNNNNNNNNNNNNNNNNNNNNNNNNNNNNNNNNNNNNNNNNNNNNNNNNNNNNNNNNNNNNNNNNNNNNNNNNNNNNNNNNNNNNNNNNNNNNNNNNNNNNNNNNNNNNNNNNNNNNNNNNNNNNNNNNNNNNNNNNNNNNNNNNNNNNNNNNNNNNNNNNNNNNNNNNNNNNNNNNNNNNNNNNNNNNNNNNNNNNNNNNNNNNNNNNNNNNNNNNNNNNNNNNNNNNNNNNNNNNNNNNNNNNNNNNNNNNNNNNNNNNNNNNNNNNNNNNNNNNNNNNNNNNNNNNNNNNNNNNNNNNNNNNNNNNNNNNNNNNNNNNNNNNNNNNNNNNNNNNNNNNNNNNNNNNNNNNNNNNNNNNNNNNNNNNNNNNNNNNNNNNNNNNNNNNNNNNNNNNNNNNNNNNNNNNNNNNNNNNNNNNNNNNNNNNNNNNNNNNNNNNNNNNNNNNNNNNNNNNNNNNNNNNNNNNNNNNNNNNNNNNNNNNNNNNNNNNNNNNNNNNNNNNNNNNNNNNNNNNNNNNNNNNNNNNNNNNNNNNNNNNNNNNNNNNNNNNNNNNNNNNNNNNNNNNNNNNNNNNNNNNNNNNNNNNNNNNNNNNNNNNNNNNNNNNNNNNNNNNNNNNNNNNNNNNNNNNNNNNNNNNNNNNNNNNNNNNNNNNNNNNNNNNNNNNNNNNNNNNNNNNNNNNNNNNNNNNNNNNNNNNNNNNNNNNNNNNNNNNNNNNNNNNNNNNNNNNNNNNNNNNNNNNNNNNNNNNNNNNNNNNNNNNNNNNNNNNNNNNNNNNNNNNNNNNNNNNNNNNNNNNNNNNNNNNNNNNNNNNNNNNNNNNNNNNNNNNNNNNNNNNNNNNNNNNNNNNNNNNNNNNNNNNNNNNNNNNNNNN
Coding sequences:
- the si:ch211-169p10.1 gene encoding FERM domain-containing protein 4B isoform X1, translated to MEVRHQLISVLAEPPCSDRKLKERLSELQERRRSLQTQLSTRLAELRRICLQEAELTGAVPGDFPLEAGEKPPCVRRRGGTSRSGNRKCRVEEDDCQRFKPKKILFSGALRKHSDSEHNTHSQTHTHHGKRTVHRGCHTDDTVQSESSSTSDSTGHDNNDGVSLSRPPLVSTGSPVEVFNQNPTWKNSVHSRSKHCETLQTQNPRPQSQRQQSQPSQPITLQQQLIFNCSSAQKTSGAPPAYLCHHGNQRRVTVTRTKSCGPFLVMQQSQADAHHQPPATIQPDPHPHLLPPRPAQLPPHQDSQLEEATRSLHKALALEGLRDWYLRNTLGSPHQNQVSGNVTTESNTKLNSGVKGQIVGGGALQRRRTTHSVIQQSTNQREASHHYTAPHPKQTLPHSATFHGHPLHGRSVEKSFCQDLFFSQKQEVHLKDPPVNQPSPGTLV
- the si:ch211-169p10.1 gene encoding FERM domain-containing protein 4B isoform X2; the protein is MEVRHQLISVLEPPCSDRKLKERLSELQERRRSLQTQLSTRLAELRRICLQEAELTGAVPGDFPLEAGEKPPCVRRRGGTSRSGNRKCRVEEDDCQRFKPKKILFSGALRKHSDSEHNTHSQTHTHHGKRTVHRGCHTDDTVQSESSSTSDSTGHDNNDGVSLSRPPLVSTGSPVEVFNQNPTWKNSVHSRSKHCETLQTQNPRPQSQRQQSQPSQPITLQQQLIFNCSSAQKTSGAPPAYLCHHGNQRRVTVTRTKSCGPFLVMQQSQADAHHQPPATIQPDPHPHLLPPRPAQLPPHQDSQLEEATRSLHKALALEGLRDWYLRNTLGSPHQNQVSGNVTTESNTKLNSGVKGQIVGGGALQRRRTTHSVIQQSTNQREASHHYTAPHPKQTLPHSATFHGHPLHGRSVEKSFCQDLFFSQKQEVHLKDPPVNQPSPGTLV